The Sesamum indicum cultivar Zhongzhi No. 13 linkage group LG6, S_indicum_v1.0, whole genome shotgun sequence genome has a segment encoding these proteins:
- the LOC110012131 gene encoding mediator of RNA polymerase II transcription subunit 30-like, producing MEDKPATLSSSPTSSNYTTKTTQELAIDGQKHLQETIQAALLILSAMNDELCYPNLWSTTSSTVAASSAPPNTAATTSNAGGGSTSMTIGHHSNVDVLSDSSSASSSASAAASQSHPQHHNSFDIGAGALDEARLQYKSSVAALRSVLITISNAKKGKVHEAVPTSNSPADQTEIEKLEEQASALRKELAEKNKYLRRLIDQLRCLLIDIHTWQSPCLV from the exons ATGGAAGACAAGCCCGCAACGCTGAGTTCCTCACCCACGTCCAGTAATTACACCACCAAAACCACACAAGAACTGGCCATTGATGGTCAAAAGCACCTGCAGGAAACAATCCAGGCTGCTTTATTGATCCTTTCCGCCATGAACGATGAGCTCTGCTATCCCAACCTCTGGTCCACCACCTCATCCACCGTGGCCGCCTCTTCCGCTCCTCCTAATACCGCCGCAACCACGAGTAATGCCGGTGGTGGGTCCACTAGTATGACCATAGGCCACCACTCTAATGTCGACGTATTATCAGACTCCTCTTCTGCGTCTTCATCTGCGTCGGCTGCTGCTTCGCAGTCTCATCCTCAACATCATAATAGCTTTGATATCGGCGCTGGGGCTCTCGACGAGGCTAGACTTCAGTACAAGTCCTCTGTTGCTGCTCTAAGGTCTGTGCTAATCACGATCTCCAATGCTAAGAAG GGCAAAGTACACGAAGCAGTTCCAACAAGTAACTCACCAGCAGATCAAACGGAGATAGAGAAGCTTGAAGAGCAGGCCTCTGCCTTAAGAAAG GAACTTgcagaaaagaataaatatctcAGGCGTCTGATAGATCAGCTCCGTTGTCTTTTAATTGATATACATACATGGCAAAGCCCTTGTTTAGTATGA
- the LOC105164877 gene encoding probable folate-biopterin transporter 2 isoform X2, with protein MLFRFRGSLGVIAMLFLSLHKELHIVLALLALTAGSASVAIADVTVDACVAQKSGSHPSLAADMQSLCALSSSIGALVGFSFSGIFVHLIGPQGVYGLLTIPAGLVFIVGILLKEPRTSSFAYEQINQSFLNAGKAMWKTLKCPDVWRPCLYMYLSFSLSLNISEGMFYWATDSEAGPSFSKEIIGYVMAIGSIGSLLGAILYQYGLKDYPFRDLLFWAQILSCLSGMLDLVLVLRWNLNLMIPDYFFVVIDASVSQMIGRLKWMPLLVLSSKLCPPGIEGTFFALLMSIDNAGLLTSSWLGGLLLHILNVTRTEFGNFWLAILIRNVLRISPLFLLFLVPRTDPNASILPDEVLNSKEVAETRAPDNVELVALVESMDGR; from the exons ATGTTGTTCCGATTTCGGG gTTCCCTTGGAGTCATAGCTATGCTTTTCTTATCATTGCACAAGGAGCTACATATAGTATTAGCATTACTTGCATTGACAGCCGGGAGTGCCAGTGTTGCCATTGCAGATGTAACTGTTGATGCTTGTGTGGCACAGAAAAGCGGCAGTCATCCTTCCCTAGCAGCTGACATGCAAAGCTTATGCGCATTGAGCTCTTCAATAGGCGCGCTTGTGGGATTTTCTTTCAGCGGTATCTTTGTTCACTTAATAGGTCCCCAG GGGGTCTATGGCTTGTTGACAATACCAGCTGGGCTCGTCTTCATAGTTGGTATTTTGCTCAAGGAACCTCGGACATCCAGCTTTGCTTATGAACAG ATCAACCAGAGCTTTCTAAATGCCGGTAAAGCTATGTGGAAGACATTGAAATGCCCAGATGTGTGGAGGCCGTGtttgtatatgtatttgtCCTTTTCGTTGAGTCTAAACATCTCTGAGGGGATGTTCTACTGGGCCACAGATTCAGAGGCTGGTCCATCGTTTTCTAAG GAAATAATAGGTTATGTCATGGCAATTGGCTCCATCGGCTCTCTTCTTGGGGCGATATTATATCAATACGGCTTAAAGGACTACCCCTTCCGCGATCTACTCTTCTGGGCTCAGATACTATCATGTCTCTCTGGAATGCTCGATTTGGTGCTTGTGCTCCGCTGGAACTTAAACCTCATGATACCTGATTATTTCTTTGTGGTGATCGATGCAAGTGTGTCCCAAATGATCGGCCGGCTGAAATGGATGCCACTTCTTGTCCTAAGCTCAAAGCTCTGCCCACCTGGCATTGAAGGCACCTTCTTTGCCTTGCTCATGTCGATTGATAACGCAGGACTTCTCACTTCATCATGGTTAGGAGGCTTGTTACTTCATATTCTGAACGTTACAAGGACAGAATTTGGTAATTTCTGGCTCGCCATTTTGATACGGAACGTCCTGCGGATCAGCCCACTTTTTCTGCTATTTTTGGTTCCGAGAACAGATCCGAATGCTTCTATTCTTCCGGACGAAGTTTTGAATTCAAAGGAGGTTGCTGAAACTCGAGCTCCTGACAATGTGGAGCTCGTTGCGCTGGTCGAGAGCATGGACGGTAGATAG
- the LOC105164877 gene encoding probable folate-biopterin transporter 2 isoform X1, with product MMGEEERLPTHSDEVQENEQQPKNGIRSSCCAPVYWFKMLAKELHWSFVFGVIIVYGMSQGLGGALARVGTEYYMKDVQKVQPSEAQVYSGITSIPWIVKPLWGLLTDVVPISGYQRRPYFVFAGSLGVIAMLFLSLHKELHIVLALLALTAGSASVAIADVTVDACVAQKSGSHPSLAADMQSLCALSSSIGALVGFSFSGIFVHLIGPQGVYGLLTIPAGLVFIVGILLKEPRTSSFAYEQINQSFLNAGKAMWKTLKCPDVWRPCLYMYLSFSLSLNISEGMFYWATDSEAGPSFSKEIIGYVMAIGSIGSLLGAILYQYGLKDYPFRDLLFWAQILSCLSGMLDLVLVLRWNLNLMIPDYFFVVIDASVSQMIGRLKWMPLLVLSSKLCPPGIEGTFFALLMSIDNAGLLTSSWLGGLLLHILNVTRTEFGNFWLAILIRNVLRISPLFLLFLVPRTDPNASILPDEVLNSKEVAETRAPDNVELVALVESMDGR from the exons ATGATGGGGGAGGAGGAGAGACTCCCAACTCATAGCGATGAAGTGCAAGAGAATGAGCAGCAGCCCAAGAACGGGATCCGGAGCTCTTGTTGTGCTCCAGTTTATTGGTTTAAAATGCTTGCAAAGGAATTGCATTGGAGCTTTGTATTTGGGGTAATAATCGTGTACGGTATGAGCCAAGGACTTGGGGGAGCTCTTGCAAGGGTTGGCACAGAGTATTACATGAAGGATGTGCAGAAAGTGCAGCCTTCTGAGGCTCAGGTTTACTCTGGAATCACTTCAATTCCTTGGATTGTGAAACCACTCTGGGGTCTTCTCACCGATGTTGTTCCGATTTCGGGGTATCAACGGAGaccttattttgtttttgctg gTTCCCTTGGAGTCATAGCTATGCTTTTCTTATCATTGCACAAGGAGCTACATATAGTATTAGCATTACTTGCATTGACAGCCGGGAGTGCCAGTGTTGCCATTGCAGATGTAACTGTTGATGCTTGTGTGGCACAGAAAAGCGGCAGTCATCCTTCCCTAGCAGCTGACATGCAAAGCTTATGCGCATTGAGCTCTTCAATAGGCGCGCTTGTGGGATTTTCTTTCAGCGGTATCTTTGTTCACTTAATAGGTCCCCAG GGGGTCTATGGCTTGTTGACAATACCAGCTGGGCTCGTCTTCATAGTTGGTATTTTGCTCAAGGAACCTCGGACATCCAGCTTTGCTTATGAACAG ATCAACCAGAGCTTTCTAAATGCCGGTAAAGCTATGTGGAAGACATTGAAATGCCCAGATGTGTGGAGGCCGTGtttgtatatgtatttgtCCTTTTCGTTGAGTCTAAACATCTCTGAGGGGATGTTCTACTGGGCCACAGATTCAGAGGCTGGTCCATCGTTTTCTAAG GAAATAATAGGTTATGTCATGGCAATTGGCTCCATCGGCTCTCTTCTTGGGGCGATATTATATCAATACGGCTTAAAGGACTACCCCTTCCGCGATCTACTCTTCTGGGCTCAGATACTATCATGTCTCTCTGGAATGCTCGATTTGGTGCTTGTGCTCCGCTGGAACTTAAACCTCATGATACCTGATTATTTCTTTGTGGTGATCGATGCAAGTGTGTCCCAAATGATCGGCCGGCTGAAATGGATGCCACTTCTTGTCCTAAGCTCAAAGCTCTGCCCACCTGGCATTGAAGGCACCTTCTTTGCCTTGCTCATGTCGATTGATAACGCAGGACTTCTCACTTCATCATGGTTAGGAGGCTTGTTACTTCATATTCTGAACGTTACAAGGACAGAATTTGGTAATTTCTGGCTCGCCATTTTGATACGGAACGTCCTGCGGATCAGCCCACTTTTTCTGCTATTTTTGGTTCCGAGAACAGATCCGAATGCTTCTATTCTTCCGGACGAAGTTTTGAATTCAAAGGAGGTTGCTGAAACTCGAGCTCCTGACAATGTGGAGCTCGTTGCGCTGGTCGAGAGCATGGACGGTAGATAG